GTTTTTCAGGCCCCACGCTTCCACCGCCAGCCTACGTATACATGATCATATTAACAAACAAACTTTTAGTTGTAGCTCAATTGGTGTGCTAAAAGTCTCTTGTTTGAGATATTTCACATCGTAATCAGAGatcatttaatttatatagGCCTCTCCACTTACTTCCAAATGGCTTCAAATCGGAAATCCATagatattcaaaatcattagaATTTTGAAAGAGAACTAAACTAAATTTCACTGGATTTGTTTTCTTGTTAAAATCCCATTAGAAAGAAAGATTAAAATATTTGCAACCTAGTTACATGAATAATTACATTGGATAATCCTcgtattctattattttatgctatatattttcataacaaTGTATATATAGTATAGCAATGATATTGTAAGAGCTAGTGGTTCCTAAATTTTTGTGAGGGATGATATGAAGATTAACTATTTATGTCGTTATAGGTAAATAGATGTATTAATTGGGTCGATTATTTGTTTTCTAGTTATACATAATAAGTAGATCCATAATGGTACCACTTAATATTATAAGCAAACCAAAGGCACTTTTTAGGAAAAGGGTTGCTGTTTAAATTGTATTGATATGGTCGGTCACAAAGCTATAAACTTAATTACCTGGTGGCCTTTCCCAAACGAGCGTGACGGGCAATGACATTATCAAGTCCTTCCTCAAAGATAAGATCAAGGGCAGCTCTCAGACCGTATAGGAGTTGAATGGAAGGTGTATATGGCCAATATGTTCCGAGCTTGTAAAACTTGAGATAGTCATTCCAATCAAAGAAGACTTTGAGAGACTTTGAAGTTTTGGTTGCTTCCAAAGCTTTTGGACTGGCGCACACAATCCCAAGGCCTGTTGGCAGAGATAAGGCTTTTTGCGAGCCAGTCAAGGCCACGTCCACTCCCCATTCATCCATTCGGAAATCGAGCGCACATATGGACGAGACACCGTCCACAAGAAGCAAAGCCGGGTGCTTGTAATGATCTGTGTGTATGCCCGTATAAAGCTGCGTAAGTGAATAATAATAGcagagaaagaaaaacaaagaaatggTTGTGATAAATTAATGACCGAGGATGGTTCGGACAGCAGAGATGTCATTGGTGACTCCAGTGGCGGTTTCATTGTGGACAATGCATATGGCTTTGATGGTATGATTTTGGTCTTGTGAGAGCTTTGAGGCCAGGACTTGGAGATTAGCACCCTGTCCCCATTCACTCTCAACCACATCGACATTGAAATTTAGCCTCTTCTGCTGGTCAATCCAAAGCAGGCTAAATTGTCCGATCAGAAACGAGACGATCCTGTCTCCAGGAGATAGCGTATTAGTCAAGGCACTCTCCCAAGCACCAGTCCCGGTCGTGGGAAACATAAATGGTGTCCCAGATGTTGTCTTGAATATCTTCTTCACGTCCTCCAACAATGTTTTCGTAAGTGCCGGGATTGCTGGTGAGCGGTAATCCTCGTTGTTTCGGTTCATCGCCCGGACTACCTGTTCCGGTATGTTCACTGGTCCTGGTACAAACAGATGGTGTCTCCCTGGTCCATTCATATAATCCATTTTTTCCTAACCTCTTTTCTCCTTCTCCCCACTACAAAATAAAGTTTACAAATTTTCTTAAACTTACCTAATCCCCAAACATAGGAAAGAGCTAAAACATGAGTATATTCACACATGACTACGATCAACTCAAATAAGCACTAACAGAAACATATAATACTATTTCATAAACCAACAAATATGTATGATCGATTCAGAGAGTTATGAGACCATATATATACGTAATAGAGTAACAAGCGGAGAAGTCGAAGTAGTAAACTCTGCCAAAATCAAAAATGGAGAAAGAAGTTAACCTCTGAATAAGGCTGAAGCTCCTGAGGGCCTTTTCTTCGCagacctcttttttttttttttttgagcaacctTCGCAGACCTCTTTAATATACCgtcctttaatatatatatatatatatatatatatatttttaacttcaTTTGCatgttttaaagaattttattttgttatttggtttatcCCAATCACGTAGCGTCGCTTATTGGACTCTCTAGACGCGTGGCGGATAAGAGCAAGGAGAAAAATCTTTTGCGGTTAGGTACGTATGGTTCACAATGTATTTGTAATACTTTTCAATATTTGCTCTTCTActctttatcattttatatttcttgtgttataagataaactttatcctccactcctttaccaactcaagcactataatcatctactcatcaatcactatgatcatctactcatcaagcactatgatcacccactcatttaccaaatcaagcaccatctttgatattttatgtattgttgctcactataaataccatcactcatctcactcttttgtacacaattacatcttcttctttttccttataataaactttttctctcatattaagtgttatttgcttcctacgggtattgaattctactcttatttaaatttcccgatactataaattataagttatttcataacatgttatcagcacgatcactctgcgattcggtaaaatttatttgtatcatttataccctgttataatggtcggtataccgcctctactattatttatatcatgttataatggccggaataccgcctatattatttactagtaatttaatttatttattggtcggccgagccgccttatatcctgtttattatttattggtcggccgagccgccttatatcctgtttattatttattggtcggctgagccgccttatattctgtttattattaattggtcggccaaaccgccgtataatttatttattattctgcattgatcggctgagccgtcgcatgatttgttgtcatataacataaatatttcattgtcataatttttcacttttatgaaattttatagatttgattgaccgtttaatacgatattttcagactaatttttggtgcactcgatttaaccccaacggtcacaaagaaaaattttcaaaaatttcccctttctccaacggtcatgaacagtaattttcatctataaatacaactcattttcactccatttcatcatccaaaatatttcatcttctctcaaaaatttcaaatcgctctcctccgatttttcatttcaagaaagatgattcgcgcacttttgtttttatgtgccatttttatttgtgtttctatttatggtttatttgttggagaatttactccgagtgaatttaagatgaatatcggtttaattttatttacatcgcttctctttgtaattgcttgtatgattaatgtaaacggtttttaaattatgaagttctaataaaattactattttgtgttttagaaatacaaatggcaaacatcgagaaactccagttcccggctctaaaagtaaccggcgaaaactatgtcagatgggtcacaaatgtgaaaccttatcttgtaataaaaaagatatctGAAGCTATaaaagtcggtaacaaatcgccacccgagcatatagccgaggcgataatcttcctgaagaagcacttagatgagaatctaactcacgactatggagacgttgaggacccagctgtactatggcaagccttgaaagacagattcgataatcaaaaggaaatcaatctccctcacgctcttgaagagtggaaaaccctgaggtttcaggatttccaaagggttagagattacaattccactatcttgaggatagttgcacaattaaaatattgtggtaaccctgtcaccgaagcagaaatgcttgacaagacatacaataccttccacaaagaacacaacgtcttatcccgaatttacagaaaatgtgggtacaccaaattttctgaattgatggtaacactcatgttggctgaaaagaacgatgagttactaatcaaaaaccataattcccgacccacgggagccaaggcatttcccgaagtgaatgctacggcggtagaatattcgggaaggagaaaccataccaatcgaggtcgtggtcggcgtttcaacaacaaacgtggaaagccttactatcctaaaagtattagatctaacaaatgggttagatctgaacaacctcataaaggcaaagaaaccgaagaggataccacaaagaaaagtgagactgtatgttacagatgtggatgtaaaggacattggtcccgtacctgtcgtactcccccacatttgtgcaagttatatcaagaatccataaaaggaaaggctaaagaggtgaacctcacggaaaacgttgaagggacctcataccttgaatcctctgatttcgcaaatgagctggactagaatactcttgaagagtacggaaatgtttctaataagactgctgaatagtcctcatttgtaatgtataataattatgttttcaaagaataatgttgttttaacaacaatatttgtataattattgtgtgttttctttatataatcaatgaataaatttcacgtttcacttttatttaatgtttatgataatttcagaaatggatcaaaatacttatggagcaaaatccaagaaacggattcgtgaaatatgcataccagatagtggaacaacgcacactattctgagacaaaagagatatttctccgatataaaaccgacaagaattgtcgtcaatacaatatcaggtcctgcagacgtgattgaaggaactggtaaagcaaactttactttgccgaatggaacaaaattttccataaataatgctttatactctccgagttctaaaaggaatttgttgagttttaaagacatatatcttcacggatatgatactcagtctgcaactgaggatggaaagaaatacatgtatgtaatttctgaaaaatgtggcagaaaacacatattggaaaag
This genomic stretch from Brassica napus cultivar Da-Ae chromosome C9, Da-Ae, whole genome shotgun sequence harbors:
- the LOC106410465 gene encoding serine--glyoxylate aminotransferase: MDYMNGPGRHHLFVPGPVNIPEQVVRAMNRNNEDYRSPAIPALTKTLLEDVKKIFKTTSGTPFMFPTTGTGAWESALTNTLSPGDRIVSFLIGQFSLLWIDQQKRLNFNVDVVESEWGQGANLQVLASKLSQDQNHTIKAICIVHNETATGVTNDISAVRTILDHYKHPALLLVDGVSSICALDFRMDEWGVDVALTGSQKALSLPTGLGIVCASPKALEATKTSKSLKVFFDWNDYLKFYKLGTYWPYTPSIQLLYGLRAALDLIFEEGLDNVIARHARLGKATRLAVEAWGLKNCTQKEEWISNTVTAVVVPPNIDSTEIVKRAWKRYNLSLGLGLNKVAGKVFRIGHLGNLNELQLLGCLAGVEMILKDVGYPIVLGSGVAAASTYLQHHIPLIPSRI